A single Pristis pectinata isolate sPriPec2 chromosome 6, sPriPec2.1.pri, whole genome shotgun sequence DNA region contains:
- the tamm41 gene encoding phosphatidate cytidylyltransferase, mitochondrial isoform X1, translating to MSLPMLQSNSGLMRRILAHFPRDLSLAFAYGSGLFGQAGQPGPSNNMLDFVFAVDDPVTWHTMNIMKNPRHYSFLRFFGPRHVSKIQNNYGAGIYYNTLVPCDDRIIKYGVISTGTLIEDLLHWKNLYIAGRLHKPVKILIQDENGKLQAALARNLKSAVTAAFLMLPESFTEEQLYVCIAGLSYYGDFRMIVGEDRSKVMNIVSANMENFQRLYNNILQECPQVVYKQHLGKLELDKSPEGQFNLLMALPRTLQQEITRLVDQPGKNRDVEEILLQVAQDPDCGLVIQQSVTGIVKSSSITQSAKGILTAGMKKTITYSMKKLHKMWSGWRRKSS from the exons ATGTCGCTGCCAATGTTGCAGAGTAACAGTGGGCTGATGAGGAGGATCTTGGCGCACTTCCCCCGGGATCTGAGCCTGGCCTTCGCCTACGGCTCCGGCCTCTTCGGACAAGCTGGGCAGCCGGGCCCCAGT AATAATATGCTGGATTTTGTCTTTGCTGTCGATGATCCTGTCACTTGGCATACAATGAATATCATGAAAAATCCACGGCATTATTCTTTCTTGAGATTTTTTGGACCAAGGCATGTTAGTAAAATACAGAATAATTATGGAGCTGGAATATATTACAATACATTAGTACCATGTGATGACAGG atAATCAAATATGGTGTTATCAGTACAGGAACCCTGATTGAAGACCTTCTTCATTGGAAAAATTTATACATTGCTGGAAGATTACACAAACCT GTGAAAATTTTGATCCAAGATGAAAATGGCAAATTGCAAGCTGCATTGGCTAGGAATCTGAAAAGTGCAGTGACGGCAGCCTTTCTCATGCTGCCAGAATCATTCACTGAGGAGCAACTCTACGTTTGTATTGCTGGACTCTCCTACTATG GTGATTTTAGAATGATTGTAGGAGAAGACCGATCAAAAGTAATGAATATTGTCAGTGCAAACATGGAAAATTTCCAGAGACTCTACAATAACATTTTACAGGAGTGCCCTCAAGTGGTTTACAAGCAGCATTTGGGTAAATTAGAG CTTGATAAAAGTCCAGAAGGTCAATTCAATCTGTTGATGGCGTTGCCCAGAACTCTTCAACAAGAAATTACTCGTTTGGTAGATCAGCCAGGAAAAAATAGAGATGTAGAGGAGATCCTGCTTCAGGTAGCCCAGGACCCAGACTGTGGATTAGTAATACAGCAAA GTGTAACTGGTATCGTAAAGTCTTCAAGTATAACCCAAAGTGCAAAAGGAATACTTACTGCTG GTATGAAAAAAACAATCACCTACAGCATGAAGAAGCTGCATAAAATGTGGAGTGGATGGAGAAGAAAATCTTCCTAA
- the tamm41 gene encoding phosphatidate cytidylyltransferase, mitochondrial isoform X2 gives MLPESFTEEQLYVCIAGLSYYGDFRMIVGEDRSKVMNIVSANMENFQRLYNNILQECPQVVYKQHLGKLELDKSPEGQFNLLMALPRTLQQEITRLVDQPGKNRDVEEILLQVAQDPDCGLVIQQSVTGIVKSSSITQSAKGILTAGMKKTITYSMKKLHKMWSGWRRKSS, from the exons ATGCTGCCAGAATCATTCACTGAGGAGCAACTCTACGTTTGTATTGCTGGACTCTCCTACTATG GTGATTTTAGAATGATTGTAGGAGAAGACCGATCAAAAGTAATGAATATTGTCAGTGCAAACATGGAAAATTTCCAGAGACTCTACAATAACATTTTACAGGAGTGCCCTCAAGTGGTTTACAAGCAGCATTTGGGTAAATTAGAG CTTGATAAAAGTCCAGAAGGTCAATTCAATCTGTTGATGGCGTTGCCCAGAACTCTTCAACAAGAAATTACTCGTTTGGTAGATCAGCCAGGAAAAAATAGAGATGTAGAGGAGATCCTGCTTCAGGTAGCCCAGGACCCAGACTGTGGATTAGTAATACAGCAAA GTGTAACTGGTATCGTAAAGTCTTCAAGTATAACCCAAAGTGCAAAAGGAATACTTACTGCTG GTATGAAAAAAACAATCACCTACAGCATGAAGAAGCTGCATAAAATGTGGAGTGGATGGAGAAGAAAATCTTCCTAA